A window of Amycolatopsis australiensis contains these coding sequences:
- a CDS encoding ATP-binding protein — protein MPEPPDPFRCHGVPAVPEALRRLRHELTAWVRSAGVEEGRAQDIVLASYEALANVADHAYDGAGSGVVDLEAAVHPDRLEVVITDHGQWRPPVVDPRPVTLRGRGLLLLRASADRADIASGESGTVVTLAWDLAPVGPS, from the coding sequence ATGCCCGAGCCCCCGGACCCGTTCCGCTGCCACGGCGTTCCGGCCGTGCCGGAAGCCCTGCGGCGGCTGCGGCACGAGCTGACTGCGTGGGTCCGGTCGGCGGGCGTCGAGGAGGGCCGGGCCCAGGACATCGTGCTGGCGAGCTACGAAGCCTTGGCGAACGTCGCCGACCACGCCTACGACGGCGCGGGCTCGGGCGTGGTGGACCTCGAAGCGGCGGTGCACCCGGACCGGCTGGAGGTGGTGATCACCGACCACGGCCAGTGGCGGCCGCCGGTGGTGGACCCGCGCCCGGTCACGCTGCGGGGGCGGGGCTTGCTGCTGCTGCGCGCGAGTGCCGACCGGGCGGACATCGCGTCCGGCGAGTCGGGCACCGTGGTGACGCTGGCCTGGGACCTGGCGCCGGTGGGCCCGTCGTGA
- a CDS encoding phospholipase C, whose product MDKRTRRRRRGLLGAGALASVATLAVVTGSAATTADAQPLNLFPAHWLPTATPIKHVVVIFGENISFDHYFGTYPDAANTDGTPFTAAHGTPKVNGLDKKLLTDNPNAYNPKRLTHEQAMTCDQNHNYGAEQAAFDGGKMDKFVEKTETDKCTGQPVLFGEPGLVMDYYDGNTVTGMWNYAQHYALNDNSFNTVFGPSTPGALNLISGQTHGGQAVDPVTHKPVSDAYVVQSPDANGVGTVINDPDPAWDDCSDKNHTSKDNLATMQGRNIGDLLNQRHVTWGWFQGGFRPTGEANGYAVCGQKHTNVGGNAVVDYSPHHEPFQYYPSTANPKHLAPSSVQAIGQTDRANHQYDISDFNDALQAGSMPAVSFLKAPEYQDGHAGYSDPLDEQQFVVGEINKIQQSPEWKSTAIVLAYDDSDGWYDHQKSPIVNGSHDAAQDQAVCTAKPATVGSYADRCGYGPRLPLLVVSPFSRVNHVDHTLTDQTSVLKFIEDNWFTGRIGDASFDTRAGSLNGMFSFWWPAAKKVTLDPKTGAVVNG is encoded by the coding sequence GTGGACAAGAGAACCCGCCGGCGGCGGCGCGGCCTGCTCGGCGCCGGGGCCCTGGCCTCGGTGGCCACGCTGGCCGTCGTCACCGGCTCCGCGGCGACCACCGCGGACGCCCAGCCGCTGAACCTGTTCCCCGCCCACTGGCTGCCGACGGCCACGCCGATCAAGCACGTCGTGGTCATCTTCGGCGAGAACATCTCGTTCGACCACTACTTCGGCACCTACCCGGACGCGGCCAACACCGACGGCACGCCGTTCACCGCCGCGCACGGCACCCCGAAGGTCAACGGGCTCGACAAGAAGCTCCTGACCGACAACCCGAACGCCTACAACCCGAAGCGGCTGACCCACGAGCAGGCGATGACCTGCGACCAGAACCACAACTACGGTGCCGAGCAGGCCGCCTTCGACGGCGGCAAGATGGACAAGTTCGTCGAGAAGACCGAGACGGACAAGTGCACCGGCCAGCCGGTGCTGTTCGGCGAGCCCGGCCTGGTGATGGACTACTACGACGGCAACACCGTCACCGGCATGTGGAACTACGCGCAGCACTACGCGCTGAACGACAACTCGTTCAACACCGTCTTCGGCCCGTCCACGCCGGGTGCGCTGAACCTGATCTCGGGCCAGACGCACGGCGGCCAGGCGGTCGACCCGGTGACGCACAAGCCGGTCAGCGACGCGTACGTCGTGCAGTCGCCGGACGCGAACGGCGTCGGCACCGTCATCAACGACCCGGACCCGGCGTGGGACGACTGCTCGGACAAGAACCACACGAGCAAGGACAACCTGGCCACTATGCAGGGCCGCAACATCGGTGACCTGCTCAACCAGCGGCACGTCACCTGGGGCTGGTTCCAGGGCGGCTTCCGCCCGACCGGGGAAGCCAACGGCTACGCGGTCTGCGGCCAGAAGCACACGAACGTCGGCGGCAACGCGGTCGTCGACTACAGCCCGCACCACGAGCCGTTCCAGTACTACCCGTCGACGGCGAACCCGAAGCACCTGGCGCCGTCGTCGGTGCAGGCCATCGGCCAGACCGACCGGGCCAACCACCAGTACGACATCTCGGACTTCAACGACGCCCTGCAGGCCGGCTCGATGCCCGCGGTGAGCTTCCTGAAGGCCCCGGAGTACCAGGACGGCCACGCCGGCTACTCGGACCCGCTGGACGAGCAGCAGTTCGTGGTCGGCGAGATCAACAAGATCCAGCAGTCGCCGGAGTGGAAGTCGACGGCGATCGTCCTGGCCTACGACGACTCGGACGGCTGGTACGACCACCAGAAGTCGCCGATCGTCAACGGCTCCCACGACGCCGCGCAGGACCAGGCGGTGTGCACGGCCAAGCCGGCGACCGTGGGCTCGTACGCGGACCGCTGCGGCTACGGCCCACGGCTGCCGCTGCTGGTGGTTTCGCCGTTCAGCCGGGTGAACCACGTCGACCACACCCTGACCGACCAGACGTCGGTGCTGAAGTTCATCGAGGACAACTGGTTCACCGGCCGGATCGGCGACGCGTCGTTCGACACCCGGGCGGGGTCGCTGAACGGCATGTTCTCCTTCTGGTGGCCGGCGGCGAAGAAGGTCACGCTCGACCCGAAGACGGGGGCGGTGGTCAACGGCTAG
- a CDS encoding Dyp-type peroxidase has translation MSEQPGLPRRSFLRRAAVGAGLTVAAGAGLGASSGVVDSTSPVPFHGRNQAAVLRKPPTQTVVASFDVVAESKAELTDLFRAVTDRARFLTGGGAPAALGISAPPADSGVLGPVVPGGDLGVVLGVGASLFDDRFGLAKLKPAKLKPMTTFPDDALDPAQCHGDLSLLLSANSTDTVLHALRDIARATRGGMQLRWKLNGFSSPPRPEGTPRNLMGFKDGISNPAESELDSLVWTNGAGEPAWTAGGSYQVIRLIRMLVEFWDRVSLAEQENMFGRRRDTGAPLDGTAETDVPRYADDPIGTVIPLTSHIRRANPRTPETGGSRLLRRAVNYDRGIDSNGNLDMGLIFVCYQRDLERQFEAVQTRLAGEPLTDYISPFGGGYFFALPGVTGPEDHFGRTLLA, from the coding sequence GTGAGCGAGCAGCCCGGCCTGCCGCGCCGTTCCTTCCTCCGCCGGGCCGCCGTGGGCGCCGGCCTCACCGTCGCCGCCGGGGCCGGGCTCGGGGCTTCCTCCGGCGTCGTCGACAGCACCTCGCCCGTTCCCTTCCACGGCCGGAACCAGGCCGCCGTCCTGCGGAAGCCGCCCACCCAGACCGTCGTCGCCTCGTTCGATGTCGTCGCCGAGTCCAAGGCCGAGCTCACCGACCTGTTCCGGGCCGTCACCGACCGGGCCCGGTTCCTCACCGGGGGCGGGGCGCCCGCCGCGCTCGGGATCAGTGCTCCGCCCGCCGACTCCGGGGTGCTCGGGCCCGTCGTTCCCGGTGGTGACCTCGGGGTGGTCCTCGGCGTCGGCGCGTCGCTGTTCGACGACCGCTTCGGCCTCGCGAAACTCAAGCCGGCCAAGCTGAAGCCGATGACCACCTTCCCCGACGACGCCCTCGATCCCGCGCAGTGCCACGGCGACCTCAGCCTGCTGCTGTCCGCCAACTCCACCGACACCGTGCTGCACGCCCTGCGCGACATCGCCCGCGCGACCCGCGGTGGCATGCAGCTGCGCTGGAAGCTCAACGGATTCAGCTCGCCGCCGCGTCCGGAGGGCACGCCGCGGAACCTGATGGGCTTCAAGGACGGCATCTCGAACCCCGCCGAGTCCGAACTGGACAGTCTCGTGTGGACGAACGGCGCCGGCGAGCCCGCGTGGACCGCCGGCGGCAGCTACCAGGTGATCCGGCTGATCCGGATGCTCGTCGAGTTCTGGGACCGCGTGTCGCTGGCCGAGCAGGAGAACATGTTCGGCCGCCGCCGCGACACCGGCGCGCCGCTCGACGGCACCGCGGAGACCGACGTGCCCCGGTACGCCGACGACCCGATCGGCACCGTGATTCCGCTGACCAGCCACATCCGCCGGGCCAACCCGCGCACGCCCGAGACCGGCGGCAGCCGGCTCCTGCGCCGCGCGGTCAACTACGACCGCGGCATCGACAGCAACGGCAACCTCGACATGGGCCTGATCTTCGTCTGCTACCAGCGGGACCTGGAACGCCAGTTCGAGGCGGTCCAGACGCGGCTGGCCGGCGAACCCCTGACCGACTACATCTCCCCGTTCGGCGGCGGCTACTTCTTCGCGCTGCCGGGCGTCACCGGGCCGGAGGACCACTTCGGCCGCACCTTGCTCGCCTGA
- a CDS encoding imelysin family protein → MRTRWIVAAVVAAAAAGAVVAFWPDSASAGDPEIAVSRSACGTGWTDPKPGPQTFRLHNTGSVTAEVDLIDPATGVIYGEVEGLGAATTRPLQVNLGNGSYAFRCLPEDAGAIVGPAVRITGGAERTGPGVAPVTHNDLLGPLKAYQQHVTTGLGELVTDTGALKNAVHGGDRAASEAAWLTAHLTYERLGAAYNAFGDSDGALNGTADGLPGGPSDPGFTGFHRLEQGLWHGEDLGALTATADKLDADARALQASFGNSQVDGNDLGLRAHEIMENTLQFELTGRTDYGSGTNLATARANLDGTRAVLDVLRPLLAPRYPDLSKVDIWLTRTQATLDAAHRPDGSWTPLAQLAAKEREKLNAEVSELTELLAPIAAIAEPRRVS, encoded by the coding sequence GTGCGTACCCGCTGGATCGTGGCGGCCGTGGTCGCGGCCGCCGCGGCGGGAGCCGTCGTGGCGTTCTGGCCGGACAGCGCGTCGGCCGGCGACCCCGAGATCGCGGTGTCGCGCTCGGCGTGCGGCACCGGCTGGACGGACCCGAAGCCGGGGCCGCAGACGTTCCGGCTGCACAACACCGGTTCGGTGACCGCGGAGGTCGACCTGATCGACCCGGCGACCGGCGTGATCTACGGCGAGGTCGAGGGCCTCGGCGCGGCGACCACCCGGCCGCTGCAGGTCAACCTCGGCAACGGCAGCTACGCGTTCCGGTGCCTGCCCGAGGACGCCGGCGCGATCGTCGGACCGGCGGTGCGGATCACCGGCGGCGCCGAGCGGACGGGCCCGGGCGTCGCGCCGGTGACGCACAACGACCTGCTCGGGCCGCTCAAGGCGTACCAGCAGCACGTCACGACGGGGCTCGGCGAGCTGGTGACGGACACGGGCGCGCTGAAGAACGCGGTCCACGGCGGCGACCGCGCGGCAAGCGAGGCCGCTTGGCTGACGGCGCACCTGACGTACGAACGCCTCGGCGCGGCGTACAACGCGTTCGGCGACTCGGACGGCGCGCTCAACGGCACGGCCGACGGCCTCCCCGGCGGCCCGTCCGACCCGGGCTTCACCGGTTTCCACCGCCTGGAGCAGGGCCTTTGGCACGGCGAGGACCTGGGCGCACTGACCGCGACGGCCGACAAGCTGGACGCGGACGCCCGCGCGCTGCAGGCGTCGTTCGGCAACAGCCAGGTCGACGGCAACGACCTCGGCCTGCGCGCGCACGAGATCATGGAGAACACGCTGCAGTTCGAGCTGACCGGCCGCACGGACTACGGCAGCGGCACCAACCTGGCGACGGCCCGCGCCAACCTGGACGGCACCCGCGCGGTGCTCGACGTGCTGCGCCCGCTGCTGGCCCCGCGGTACCCGGACCTGTCCAAAGTGGATATCTGGCTGACCCGTACCCAGGCCACTTTGGACGCGGCGCACCGTCCGGACGGCAGCTGGACGCCGCTGGCGCAGCTGGCGGCGAAGGAGAGGGAGAAGCTGAACGCCGAGGTGAGCGAGCTGACGGAACTGCTGGCCCCGATCGCCGCGATCGCCGAGCCGAGGAGGGTCTCGTGA
- a CDS encoding ArsR/SmtB family transcription factor: MNEVFKALADPGRRRLLDELNERNGQTLRELCAGMDMARQSVSKHLAVLEAAGLVTTTWRGREKLHYLDAAPINAIAERWMTRYDRRRAGALADLKRALESAPMHEFAYTTYINTTPEKLWQALTDPAFTRQYWGVAFETDWSKGSPMTWTENGATTSDPGQVVLESDPYRRLSYTWHTFTEEWADGNGIDRQTLAKLQRESRSKVTFTLEPHGESVKLTVLHAGFEPGSTAREMCSQGWPALLSSLKTLLETGSPLPRA; this comes from the coding sequence ATGAACGAGGTGTTCAAGGCGCTGGCCGACCCCGGCCGGCGCCGCCTGCTGGACGAGCTGAACGAGCGCAACGGCCAGACCCTGCGCGAGCTGTGCGCGGGGATGGACATGGCGCGCCAGTCGGTGAGCAAGCACCTGGCCGTGCTCGAGGCGGCCGGCCTGGTCACGACGACCTGGCGCGGCCGGGAAAAGCTGCACTACCTCGACGCCGCGCCCATCAACGCGATCGCCGAGCGCTGGATGACCCGCTACGACCGCCGGCGGGCCGGCGCGCTGGCCGATCTGAAACGAGCACTGGAGTCCGCACCCATGCACGAATTCGCCTACACGACGTATATCAACACGACACCGGAAAAGCTCTGGCAAGCGCTTACCGACCCGGCTTTCACGCGCCAGTACTGGGGCGTCGCCTTCGAAACCGACTGGTCGAAGGGGTCGCCGATGACGTGGACGGAAAACGGCGCGACGACGAGCGACCCCGGACAGGTCGTCCTCGAATCGGACCCGTACCGCCGGCTCTCCTACACCTGGCACACGTTCACCGAGGAATGGGCGGACGGAAACGGAATCGACCGCCAAACGCTCGCGAAACTGCAACGGGAAAGCCGGTCGAAAGTCACGTTCACCCTCGAACCGCACGGCGAATCGGTGAAGCTGACGGTGCTGCACGCGGGGTTCGAGCCCGGCAGCACCGCGCGGGAGATGTGCAGCCAGGGCTGGCCCGCCCTGCTGTCCAGCCTGAAGACGCTCCTGGAAACCGGTTCCCCGCTGCCGCGAGCGTGA
- a CDS encoding serine/threonine-protein kinase — protein sequence MSAPAELVAALPQYEIGAEIGEGGMGVVFAGVHRTLGRSVAIKQLPWDVLNHAASSELFDREARVLASLDHPHIVPVYDYVRTGREHLLVMERLDGGTVHSRFHGGGVSGEQACAIGLAMLAGLHAAHRAGVLHLDVKPRNLLFSTQGVVKVADFGIARVISEGATLVTHGGEILGTPAYIAPEQAMGNALSPAADVYAAGTVLYELLSGRLPFDNTRGAISMMRQHMFTDPQPISGVAPPIAAVVMRSLARELESRYREAESFAADLATAATAVYGPGWLERAGVPVLHLTPRVIAGLNASPVDVRSRPGGRAAGPNATLAATTGRPDGSAGGGPAGFGPEGGPPGVGMGGSATAGPGGPAAAGGGFAGSAAGGDPAGPAPYPALPGSGQGKAAGGSSASVLWLRLAAAGAAVVLVVLALLNPARLPHEASPTLRLGGLPLSAPVEVDLSKPLTFTGAGNPGRVALALSAAGIPLGSAEADAKPDGNGFTAQLTLPAIARWIVGGAVTATVRTGPVTQTFTLLTSQNPLASAMGAGSLILALFALAYLESGLRTIRNGHRWRGASAGAPLLGLLFGAAVWLCLSVLRVHEPSPGFGAGCAVAGAVAAGLVVAASRRRASTVVSRPSGR from the coding sequence ATGAGCGCACCGGCGGAGCTCGTCGCCGCCCTGCCGCAGTACGAGATCGGGGCCGAAATCGGCGAGGGCGGCATGGGTGTCGTGTTCGCGGGGGTGCACCGGACGCTGGGGCGCAGCGTCGCGATCAAGCAGCTGCCCTGGGACGTGCTGAACCACGCGGCGAGCAGCGAGCTGTTCGACCGCGAGGCGCGCGTGCTGGCGAGCCTGGATCACCCGCACATCGTGCCGGTGTACGACTACGTCCGGACGGGCCGCGAGCACCTGCTGGTGATGGAGCGGCTGGACGGCGGCACCGTGCACAGCCGGTTCCACGGCGGCGGGGTCAGCGGGGAGCAGGCGTGCGCGATCGGCCTGGCGATGCTGGCCGGCTTGCACGCGGCGCACCGGGCGGGCGTGCTGCACCTCGACGTCAAGCCGCGGAATCTGTTGTTCAGCACGCAGGGCGTGGTGAAGGTGGCGGACTTCGGGATCGCCCGGGTGATCAGCGAGGGCGCCACGCTGGTCACGCACGGTGGCGAAATCCTGGGCACCCCGGCGTACATCGCGCCCGAACAGGCGATGGGCAACGCCCTGAGCCCGGCGGCGGACGTGTACGCGGCGGGAACGGTGCTGTACGAGCTGCTGTCGGGCCGCCTGCCGTTCGACAACACCCGCGGCGCGATCAGCATGATGCGCCAGCACATGTTCACCGACCCGCAGCCGATTTCGGGGGTGGCACCGCCGATCGCGGCGGTGGTGATGCGCAGCTTGGCCCGGGAGCTGGAGTCGCGGTACCGGGAGGCCGAGTCGTTCGCGGCGGACCTGGCCACGGCGGCGACGGCGGTTTACGGGCCGGGGTGGCTCGAGCGGGCCGGGGTGCCGGTGTTGCATCTGACGCCCCGGGTGATTGCCGGGTTGAACGCTTCGCCGGTGGATGTCCGGAGCAGGCCGGGCGGGAGGGCGGCGGGCCCGAACGCAACCCTGGCTGCGACGACTGGCCGGCCGGACGGCTCCGCAGGTGGCGGCCCGGCCGGTTTCGGCCCGGAGGGTGGCCCGCCTGGCGTCGGGATGGGTGGCTCTGCCACCGCTGGACCAGGTGGCCCGGCGGCTGCGGGCGGCGGCTTTGCCGGGTCCGCAGCGGGTGGCGATCCAGCCGGACCTGCGCCTTACCCAGCCCTGCCCGGATCCGGGCAGGGCAAAGCCGCGGGTGGTTCCAGCGCGTCCGTTCTCTGGCTGCGGCTCGCCGCCGCTGGGGCCGCCGTCGTGCTGGTCGTTCTCGCCCTGCTCAACCCCGCGCGGCTGCCGCATGAGGCGTCCCCGACCCTGCGGCTCGGTGGGCTTCCCTTGTCCGCCCCTGTCGAGGTCGATCTCAGCAAGCCGCTCACCTTCACCGGTGCCGGGAATCCCGGACGGGTTGCCCTGGCCCTCTCCGCTGCCGGGATTCCGCTCGGCTCCGCCGAGGCCGACGCCAAACCCGACGGCAACGGCTTCACCGCGCAGCTCACCCTGCCCGCCATCGCTCGGTGGATCGTGGGTGGCGCTGTCACCGCGACCGTCCGGACCGGGCCCGTCACGCAGACCTTCACGCTCCTGACCAGCCAGAACCCGCTCGCCAGCGCGATGGGCGCGGGCAGTCTCATCCTCGCGTTGTTCGCGCTCGCCTACCTCGAGTCGGGGCTGCGGACCATCCGCAACGGCCACCGCTGGCGGGGCGCGTCGGCCGGTGCGCCGCTGCTCGGTCTGCTGTTCGGTGCCGCTGTCTGGCTGTGCTTGTCGGTTCTGCGCGTGCACGAACCGTCGCCGGGGTTCGGAGCCGGCTGCGCTGTGGCCGGCGCCGTCGCGGCCGGGCTCGTCGTCGCGGCGTCGCGGCGGCGGGCGTCCACTGTGGTCAGTCGACCATCCGGACGGTGA
- a CDS encoding chitinase, translating into MRRSRLPAILAALVLAFSGLLAGQAAAANLLANPGFETGSLSGWTCSNAAAVATPVHSGGYALAGTPVGSDYAQCSQTVSVQPNTTYTVSAWVRGNPVYLGVTGGPSTWSGNSGAYNQLSLTFTTGTQTSAQLYLHGWYGAGTYYADDVVLDGPGGSTPGTPGAPGTPQVGGVTANSIALSWGASAGTVTGYRVYEGATAVATVTGTTATVSGLAACTTHSYAVAAYNSAGESPRSAVATATTAGCVDTGLPKHALIGYLHASFANGSGYVRMADVPAAWDIIDLAFGEPTSVTSGDIRFTRCPVTECPNVESDADFVAAIKAKQAQGKKVLISIGGQNGQVQLTTTAARDKFVSSVSAIIDKYGLDGLDVDFEGHSLSLNPGDTDFRNPTTPVIVNLISALKSLKARYGSGFVLTMAPETFFVQVGYQFYGGSGAGDARTGAYLPVIHALRDALTVLHVQDYNSGPVTGLDNQYHTMGGADFHIAMTDMLKAGFTVANTGQFFPGLRPEQIAIGLPAAVSAGNGYTSPSDVQAAVNCLVEGSGCGSYTLRGGTSPSLRGLMTWSINWDKYYGWEFQNSHEPFLNSLP; encoded by the coding sequence ATGAGGCGTTCCCGACTCCCCGCCATCCTCGCCGCCCTGGTGCTGGCCTTCTCCGGTCTTCTCGCCGGGCAGGCCGCCGCCGCCAACCTTCTCGCCAATCCCGGCTTCGAAACCGGCTCGCTCTCCGGGTGGACCTGCTCGAACGCCGCCGCCGTCGCCACTCCCGTGCACTCCGGTGGCTACGCCCTCGCCGGTACGCCCGTCGGTTCCGACTACGCCCAGTGCTCGCAGACCGTGTCCGTTCAGCCGAACACCACCTACACCGTCTCCGCCTGGGTGCGCGGGAACCCCGTCTACCTCGGCGTCACCGGTGGCCCCTCCACCTGGTCCGGCAACTCCGGTGCCTACAACCAGCTCAGCCTCACCTTCACCACCGGCACCCAGACCTCCGCCCAGCTCTACCTCCACGGCTGGTACGGCGCCGGCACCTACTACGCCGACGACGTCGTCCTCGACGGGCCGGGTGGCAGCACTCCCGGCACGCCCGGTGCGCCCGGCACGCCGCAGGTCGGCGGTGTCACGGCGAACTCCATCGCCCTGAGCTGGGGTGCGAGCGCCGGGACCGTCACCGGGTACCGCGTCTACGAAGGCGCCACCGCGGTCGCGACCGTCACCGGGACGACTGCCACCGTCAGCGGGCTCGCCGCCTGCACCACCCACAGCTACGCCGTCGCCGCCTACAACAGTGCCGGGGAGTCGCCGCGCAGCGCCGTCGCCACCGCGACCACCGCCGGCTGCGTCGACACCGGCCTGCCCAAGCACGCGCTCATCGGCTACCTGCACGCCAGCTTCGCCAACGGCTCCGGCTACGTCCGGATGGCCGACGTCCCCGCCGCCTGGGACATCATCGACCTCGCCTTCGGCGAACCCACCTCCGTCACCTCCGGCGACATCCGCTTCACCCGGTGCCCGGTCACCGAATGCCCGAACGTCGAAAGCGACGCCGACTTCGTCGCCGCCATCAAGGCCAAGCAGGCGCAGGGCAAGAAGGTCCTCATCTCCATCGGCGGCCAGAACGGCCAGGTCCAGCTGACCACGACCGCCGCGCGCGACAAGTTCGTCAGCTCCGTCTCCGCGATCATCGACAAGTACGGCCTCGACGGCCTCGACGTCGACTTCGAGGGTCACTCGCTGTCGCTGAACCCCGGCGACACCGACTTCCGCAACCCGACCACGCCGGTGATCGTCAACCTGATCTCCGCGCTGAAGTCGCTCAAGGCCCGCTACGGCTCCGGGTTCGTGCTCACCATGGCGCCGGAGACGTTCTTCGTGCAGGTCGGCTACCAGTTCTACGGCGGCTCGGGCGCCGGCGACGCGCGGACCGGCGCGTACCTGCCGGTGATCCACGCGCTGCGGGACGCGCTGACCGTCCTGCACGTCCAGGACTACAACTCCGGCCCGGTCACCGGCCTCGACAACCAGTACCACACCATGGGCGGCGCCGACTTCCACATCGCCATGACCGACATGCTCAAGGCCGGCTTCACCGTCGCGAACACCGGCCAGTTCTTCCCGGGCCTGCGACCGGAGCAGATCGCCATCGGCCTGCCCGCCGCGGTCAGCGCGGGCAACGGCTACACGTCGCCGTCCGACGTCCAGGCCGCGGTGAACTGCCTGGTCGAGGGCAGCGGCTGCGGGAGCTACACCCTGCGCGGCGGCACGTCTCCGTCGCTGCGCGGGCTGATGACGTGGTCGATCAACTGGGACAAGTACTACGGCTGGGAGTTCCAGAACAGCCACGAGCCGTTCCTGAACTCGCTGCCGTGA
- a CDS encoding IclR family transcriptional regulator, translated as MAKPAQGESVLSRVVRIFETFGPDTPALRVTDIARRADLHVATASRLVDELVSHGWLRRDPDRRIRVGVRLWELASRASPTLSLRDAAMPFMEDLHAVVGHHTQLAVLEDREVLFVERLSAPGAVVNVTRVAGRLPLHASSSGLVLLAHAPAELQEQVLAGPLEPFRRTTLTEPARLRRFLADVRRDGYAFCAGFIDEETAGIAVPLRGRSGDVVAALSVIVPNDRNARMQIPALRAAARGISRAMGYSSR; from the coding sequence ATGGCGAAGCCGGCGCAGGGAGAGTCCGTCCTTTCGCGCGTCGTCCGCATCTTCGAGACCTTCGGCCCGGACACCCCGGCGCTGCGGGTCACCGACATCGCGCGGCGCGCGGACCTGCACGTCGCGACGGCGTCGCGGCTGGTCGACGAGCTCGTCTCGCACGGCTGGCTGCGCCGCGACCCCGATCGGAGGATCCGCGTGGGTGTCCGCCTGTGGGAACTCGCGTCGCGCGCTTCGCCGACGCTCAGCCTGCGCGACGCGGCGATGCCGTTCATGGAGGACCTGCACGCCGTCGTCGGGCACCACACCCAGCTCGCGGTGCTGGAGGACCGCGAGGTGCTGTTCGTCGAGCGGCTCTCGGCGCCGGGCGCGGTCGTCAACGTGACGCGCGTGGCCGGGCGGCTGCCGCTGCACGCGTCGTCGTCCGGGCTGGTGCTGCTCGCGCACGCGCCCGCCGAGCTGCAGGAACAGGTGCTGGCGGGCCCGCTCGAGCCCTTCCGCCGGACGACGCTGACCGAGCCCGCCCGGCTGCGGCGGTTCCTCGCCGACGTCCGGCGCGACGGCTACGCGTTCTGCGCCGGGTTCATCGACGAGGAGACCGCCGGGATCGCCGTGCCGCTGCGGGGCCGCTCCGGCGACGTCGTCGCGGCCCTGTCGGTGATCGTGCCCAACGACCGCAACGCGCGGATGCAGATCCCGGCCCTGCGCGCCGCCGCGCGCGGCATCTCGCGGGCCATGGGGTATTCCTCTCGCTGA
- a CDS encoding 4-hydroxybenzoate 3-monooxygenase, with product MRTQVVIVGAGPAGLLLSHLLGLEGIDSVLLERQTAEYVQARIRAGILEAGTVELLRQTGLGERLDVEGMEHRGIYLQWPGNRHHIDFTGLIGRSVTVYGQTEVTKDLMAAREKAGRPAYYSAADVTLHDVAGKPYVTFVDSDGAARRIDADVVVGCDGFHGPSRSSIPSPQVWERTYPFAWLGVLADVAPSTDELIYAWHPDGFAMHSMRSPRVSRFYLQVAPDEDIAQWSDDRIWTALATRLGVDGWTLQTGTITEKSVLPMRSFVSTPMRHGNLYLAGDAAHIVPPTGAKGLNLAVADVSLLAAALTASLRGNGELADAYSETALRRVWRCTHFSWWMTSMLHRHGDDFDAQLQLSQLRRTVSSLPAMTELADNYAGLPL from the coding sequence GTGCGCACCCAGGTCGTCATCGTCGGCGCCGGCCCGGCCGGGCTGCTGCTGTCCCACCTGCTCGGCCTCGAAGGCATCGACTCGGTGCTGCTCGAACGCCAGACCGCCGAGTACGTCCAGGCGCGCATCCGCGCGGGGATCCTCGAAGCCGGCACGGTCGAGCTGCTGCGGCAGACCGGCCTCGGCGAGCGGCTCGACGTCGAGGGCATGGAACACCGCGGGATCTACCTGCAATGGCCGGGAAACCGGCACCACATCGACTTCACCGGCCTGATCGGACGGTCGGTGACCGTCTACGGCCAGACCGAGGTGACCAAGGACCTGATGGCCGCCCGCGAAAAAGCCGGCCGCCCGGCGTACTACTCGGCGGCGGACGTCACCCTGCACGACGTGGCCGGAAAGCCGTACGTGACCTTTGTGGACAGTGACGGCGCGGCGCGGCGGATCGACGCCGACGTCGTCGTCGGCTGCGACGGGTTCCACGGGCCGAGCCGGTCGTCCATCCCCTCCCCGCAGGTCTGGGAACGCACGTACCCGTTCGCGTGGCTGGGCGTCCTGGCCGACGTCGCGCCTTCGACCGACGAGCTGATCTACGCCTGGCACCCGGACGGCTTCGCCATGCACAGCATGCGCTCGCCGCGGGTGAGCCGGTTCTACCTGCAGGTCGCGCCGGACGAGGACATCGCCCAGTGGAGCGACGACCGGATCTGGACGGCGCTGGCCACCCGGCTGGGCGTCGACGGGTGGACGCTGCAGACCGGCACGATCACGGAGAAGAGCGTGCTGCCGATGCGCAGCTTCGTCTCGACGCCGATGCGGCACGGCAACCTCTACCTGGCGGGCGACGCCGCGCACATCGTGCCGCCGACCGGGGCGAAGGGCCTGAACCTGGCGGTGGCGGACGTTTCGCTGCTGGCCGCGGCGTTGACGGCGTCGCTGCGCGGGAACGGCGAACTCGCCGACGCGTACTCGGAGACGGCGCTGCGCCGCGTCTGGCGGTGCACGCACTTCTCGTGGTGGATGACGTCGATGCTGCACCGCCACGGCGACGACTTCGACGCCCAGCTGCAGCTCTCGCAGCTGCGTCGCACGGTCAGCTCGCTGCCGGCGATGACCGAGCTGGCGGACAACTACGCGGGCCTGCCCCTCTAG